The Thunnus thynnus chromosome 22, fThuThy2.1, whole genome shotgun sequence genome includes a window with the following:
- the LOC137174682 gene encoding prostaglandin reductase 1-like yields the protein MVQAKSWILTKYFDGFPKDSNFELKVEELPEPKDGEVLLEAVFLSVDPYMRPFSSVRMKEGDVMIGTQVAKVIQSKNPAFPVGSHVVGRCGWRTHTVCDGKDLIPIMPDWPQDVSLSLALGTIGMPGLTALLGIEEVLGLQAGETLLVNAAAGAVGSVVGQIAKIKGCKVVGSAGSDAKVAYLKELGFDEAFNYKTVGSLEEALKKASPEGYNCYFENVGGPFSSVALQQMKNFGRIAVCGSISTYNDTTPQTGPYPHLTMIFKQLKMEGFMQSRWEHKHPQSLKRLIGWLKEGKLQCREHITKGFENMPAGFMGMLKGENIGKAIIAV from the exons ATGGTTCAAGCAAAGTCATGGATCCTGACCAAATACTTTGATGGCTTCCCAAAGGATAGCAACTTTGAGCTGAAGGTGGAGGAGCTCCCTGAGCCCAAAGACGGAG aggTACTTTTGGAAGCAGTGTTTCTCAGCGTTGACCCGTACATGAG GCCGTTCAGTTCTGTTCGCATGAAAGAAGGAGATGTGATGATTGGAACTCAAGTGGCCAA aGTGATCCAAAGTAAGAACCCAGCATTTCCCGTGGGAAGCCATGTTGTTGGTCGTTGTGGctggagaacacacacagtctgtgatGGAAAAGACCTCATTCCCATCATGCCTGACTGGCCTCAAGATGTCTCGTTGTCCCTGGCTCTGGGCACTATCGGCATGCCGGG aCTGACAGCTCTGTTGGGGATAGAGGAAGTCCTGGGACTCCAGGCAGGTGAGACCCTGCTGGTAAATGCGGCAGCAGGAGCAGTGGGCTCTGTGGTGGGCCAGATTGCCAAGATCAAAGGCTGTAAGGTGGTGGGTTCAGCAGGGTCCGATGCAAAGGTGGCTTACCTCAAAGAGCTGGGCTTCGATGAGGCCTTCAACTACAAAACTGTCGGTTCCCTGGAGGAGGCGCTAAAGAAGGCTTCTCCAGAGGGATACAACTGCTACTTTGAAAAT GTGGGAGGCCCTTTCTCGAGTGTTGCCTTACAACAGATGAAGAACTTTGGAAGAATAGCCGTTTGTGGAAGTATTTCTACGTACAATGACACCACACCCCAAACTG GCCCGTACCCCCACCTGACCATGATCTTTAAGCAGCTTAAGATGGAGGGTTTCATGCAGAGCAGGTGGGAGCATAAACACCCTCAGTCCCTCAAGAGGCTGATTGGATGGTTGAAAGAG GGCAAACTGCAGTGTCGGGAGCACATCACAAAAGGCTTTGAAAACATGCCGGCTGGTTTTATGGGGATGCTGAAGGGAGAAAACATCGGCAAGGCTATCATCGCAGTCTGA
- the LOC137174683 gene encoding prostaglandin reductase 1-like — translation MVQAKSWVLAKHFDGFPKDSNFELKVEKLPEPKDGEVLLEAVFLSVDPYMRSFSSVAMKEGDVMIGAQVAKVIQSKNPAFPVGSHVVGSCGWRTHTVCDGKDLTPIMPDWPQDVSLSLALGTIGMPGLTALYGIEEVLGLQAGETLLVNAAAGAVGTVVGQIAKIKGCKVVGSAGSDAKVAYLKELGFDEAFNYKTVGSLEEALKKASPEGYDCYFENVGGPFFSVALQQMRHFGRIAVCGSISMYNDTTPQTGPYPHPTMIFKQLKMEGFLQSRWEHKHPESLKRLIGWLKEGKLQCREHITKGFENMPAGFMGMLKGENIGKAIIAV, via the exons atGGTCCAAGCAAAGTCATGGGTCCTGGCCAAACACTTTGATGGCTTCCCGAAGGATAGCAACTTTGAGCTCAAGGTGGAGAAGCTCCCTGAGCCCAAAGATGGAG aggTGCTTTTGGAAGCAGTGTTTCTTAGCGTTGACCCGTACATGAG GTCGTTCAGTTCTGTTGCGATGAAGGAAGGTGATGTGATGATTGGAGCACAAGTGGCCAA aGTGATCCAAAGTAAGAACCCAGCATTTCCTGTGGGAAGCCATGTTGTTGGATCTTGTGGctggagaacacacacagtctgtgatGGCAAAGACCTCACTCCCATCATGCCTGACTGGCCTCAAGATGTCTCGTTGTCCCTGGCTCTGGGCACCATCGGCATGCCGGG ACTGACAGCTCTGTATGGGATAGAGGAAGTCCTGGGACTCCAGGCAGGTGAGACCCTGCTGGTAAATGCGGCAGCAGGAGCAGTGGGCACTGTGGTGGGCCAGATCGCCAAGATCAAGGGCTGTAAGGTGGTGGGTTCAGCAGGGTCCGATGCAAAGGTGGCTTACCTCAAAGAGCTGGGCTTCGATGAGGCCTTCAACTACAAAACTGTCGGTTCCCTGGAGGAGGCGCTGAAGAAGGCTTCTCCGGAGGGATACGACTGCTACTTTGAAAAT GTGGGAGGCCCTTTCTTCAGTGTTGCCTTACAACAGATGAGGCACTTTGGAAGAATAGCCGTTTGTGGAAGTATTTCTATGTACAATGACACCACACCCCAAACTG GCCCGTACCCCCACCCGACCATGATCTTTAAGCAGCTTAAGATGGAGGGTTTCTTGCAGAGCAGGTGGGAGCATAAACACCCTGAATCCCTCAAGAGGCTGATTGGATGGTTGAAAGAG GGCAAACTGCAGTGTCGGGAGCACATCACAAAAGGCTTTGAAAACATGCCGGCTGGTTTTATGGGGATGCTGAAGGGAGAAAACATCGGCAAAGCTATCATCGCAGTCTGA
- the haus3 gene encoding HAUS augmin-like complex subunit 3 isoform X2, which yields MLDGGQFVEALGRLGYPDASSLEASKFDWLFDCAPENLHFLRFVCRTLNRSNVLTMEEARAFRELRKSGKPILDEAALGEVLKTIGPSDGSSANILGPSSSSSSSSSIFAAEGDVAIEDLEAELQALRKEKELKQRRYNRLQVVATSRADVDLRLTAELESAACKLTEASASIGAENADTNTLLQNLTDEVSKLASYLPAQPEANNKGKGEPVIPSNPSVRKKPTVLLSQLSLDPYLHQEELNTKTLAAFTQKHFFQGISDIVETSCSERFQVLDLSSCEVEEEEENERDRKGEEREKRVVDCKRTEMARLQWAHIVAQHQLMQAMSEEKSVKAGLDWLSEKSSHTKSISTSSSLNVREVVSRKELQAVEAELDALLHGPVPAALRESARLLNVPVVRGDLALQLARQDYYTSRQNQVRDYLLRQKASFDLLLLAQEIELRRWRTCLKQLGEVNSRMLKEGEGTSLRIEALAHPDLAVNPRPNPIISCKDAAFSRLLQILDRDSDQGRAEPFRTYEALDQAARDLAGNLQVTRDALAGASREQYYLKARLYGDCEALHRAMYTEFQQLVLGPQELTTKLAEAESQLQSLQHVLHEIMGEVKAKRSQLERNALLRRERELYIYFHLDARLLQKVVEDLESKMATKGGQQ from the exons ATGTTAGACGGGGGCCAGTTTGTGGAGGCCCTGGGCCGTCTCGGTTATCCTGATGCATCATCACTGGAGGCCTCAAAGTTTGACTGGCTGTTCGACTGCGCTCCGGAGAACCTTCACTTCTTGCGCTTTGTCTGTCGGACACTCAACCGGAGCAATGTTTTGACCATGGAGGAGGCACGTGCTTTTCGGGAGCTACGTAAATCTGGCAAACCAATTCTGGATGAAGCAGCCTTGGGCGAGGTCCTTAAAACCATTGGACCTTCAGATGGGAGCAGTGCAAACATCTTGGggccctcctcttcttcttcatcatcatcttccatCTTTGCAGCAGAGGGGGATGTGGCCATAGAGGATTTGGAGGCAGAGCTTCAGGCGCTACGTAAAGAGAAAGAGCTGAAGCAGCGCCGTTATAACAGGTTGCAGGTTGTGGCCACCTCCCGTGCAGATGTTGACCTGCGACTCACTGCAGAGCTGGAGAGCGCTGCGTGTAAGCTAACAGAGGCCAGTGCTTCAATTGGAGCTGAGAATGCTGACACCAACACTCTGTTACAAAACCTAACAGATGAGGTGAGCAAGCTTGCTTCATATCTCCCAGCTCAACCAGAGGCTAATaacaaaggaaaaggagaacCTGTGATCCCATCAAACCCCTCTGTCCGCAAAAAGCCCACTGTCCTCCTCTCTCAGTTGTCCTTGGATCCATACCTACATCAGGAGGAGCTTAACACCAAAACACTAGCTGccttcacacagaaacatttcttCCAGGGCATCTCTGACATTGTTGAGACTTCTTGCTCTGAGCGCTTCCAGGTCCTGGACCTCAGCTCTTGTGAAgttgaagaggaagaagagaatgaGCGAGACAGGAAGGGGGAAGAAAGGGAGAAGCGGGTTGTGGACTGCAAGAGGACAGAGATGGCCAGACTTCAGTGGGCTCATATTGTAGCCCAGCACCAGCTGATGCAGGCCATGTCAGAGGAAAAGAGTGTCAAGGCTGGACTGGACTGGCTCTCTGAAAAATCCTCTCATACTAAG AGCATTTCCACGTCCTCCTCTCTTAATGTGCGTGAGGTCGTGTCCAGGAAGGAGTTGCAAGCAGTGGAGGCTGAGCTGGATGCTCTGCTCCATGGACCAGTACCTGCTGCCCTTAGGGAGTCAGCCAGGCTACTTAATGTGCCAGTGGTGAGGGGAGACTTGGCTCTGCAACTGGCCAGGCAGGACTACTACACATCAAGACAGAATCAG GTACGTGATTACCTACTCCGCCAGAAGGCATCGTTTGACCTGCTCCTCCTGGCCCAGGAGATTGAGTTAAGGAGATGGAGGACGTGTCTGAAGCAGCTAGGAGAAGTAAACAGCAGAATGTTAAAGGAAGGTGAAGGAACATCACTCAGGATCGAGGCCCTGGCACATCCTGACCTGGCAGTCAATCCAAGGCCCAACCCTATCATCAGCTGCAAGGATGCAGCCTTCAGCAG ACTGCTCCAGATCCTCGACCGTGATTCAGACCAAGGTAGAGCGGAGCCTTTCCGCACATACGAAGCGTTGGACCAGGCTGCTCGCGACCTCGCAGGCAACCTCCAGGTGACCCGGGATGCGTTAGCCGGGGCCAGCCGTGAGCAGTACTACCTAAAAGCTCGTCTTTATGGTGACTGTGAGGCACTTCACAGGGCCATGTACACAGAGTTCCAGCAGCTGGTCTTAGGTCCACAG GAGCTGACGACAAAGCTTGCGGAAGCAGAGTCTCAGCTGCAGAGTTTGCAGCATGTGCTACATGAAATCATGGGAGAGGTTAAAGCCAAGCGCTCTCAGCTGGAGCGCAACGCTCTCCTCAGGCGGGAGAGGGAATTGTACATCTACTTCCACTTGGATGCTCGGCTACTGCAGAAAGTAGTTGAAGATCTGGAGAGCAAAATGGCCACAAAGGGAGGGCAGCAGTAG
- the haus3 gene encoding HAUS augmin-like complex subunit 3 isoform X1, whose amino-acid sequence MLDGGQFVEALGRLGYPDASSLEASKFDWLFDCAPENLHFLRFVCRTLNRSNVLTMEEARAFRELRKSGKPILDEAALGEVLKTIGPSDGSSANILGPSSSSSSSSSIFAAEGDVAIEDLEAELQALRKEKELKQRRYNRLQVVATSRADVDLRLTAELESAACKLTEASASIGAENADTNTLLQNLTDEVSKLASYLPAQPEANNKGKGEPVIPSNPSVRKKPTVLLSQLSLDPYLHQEELNTKTLAAFTQKHFFQGISDIVETSCSERFQVLDLSSCEVEEEEENERDRKGEEREKRVVDCKRTEMARLQWAHIVAQHQLMQAMSEEKSVKAGLDWLSEKSSHTKSISTSSSLNVREVVSRKELQAVEAELDALLHGPVPAALRESARLLNVPVVRGDLALQLARQDYYTSRQNQVRDYLLRQKASFDLLLLAQEIELRRWRTCLKQLGEVNSRMLKEGEGTSLRIEALAHPDLAVNPRPNPIISCKDAAFSRLLQILDRDSDQGRAEPFRTYEALDQAARDLAGNLQVTRDALAGASREQYYLKARLYGDCEALHRAMYTEFQQLVLGPQVRPTAITDQELLCPNAQELTTKLAEAESQLQSLQHVLHEIMGEVKAKRSQLERNALLRRERELYIYFHLDARLLQKVVEDLESKMATKGGQQ is encoded by the exons ATGTTAGACGGGGGCCAGTTTGTGGAGGCCCTGGGCCGTCTCGGTTATCCTGATGCATCATCACTGGAGGCCTCAAAGTTTGACTGGCTGTTCGACTGCGCTCCGGAGAACCTTCACTTCTTGCGCTTTGTCTGTCGGACACTCAACCGGAGCAATGTTTTGACCATGGAGGAGGCACGTGCTTTTCGGGAGCTACGTAAATCTGGCAAACCAATTCTGGATGAAGCAGCCTTGGGCGAGGTCCTTAAAACCATTGGACCTTCAGATGGGAGCAGTGCAAACATCTTGGggccctcctcttcttcttcatcatcatcttccatCTTTGCAGCAGAGGGGGATGTGGCCATAGAGGATTTGGAGGCAGAGCTTCAGGCGCTACGTAAAGAGAAAGAGCTGAAGCAGCGCCGTTATAACAGGTTGCAGGTTGTGGCCACCTCCCGTGCAGATGTTGACCTGCGACTCACTGCAGAGCTGGAGAGCGCTGCGTGTAAGCTAACAGAGGCCAGTGCTTCAATTGGAGCTGAGAATGCTGACACCAACACTCTGTTACAAAACCTAACAGATGAGGTGAGCAAGCTTGCTTCATATCTCCCAGCTCAACCAGAGGCTAATaacaaaggaaaaggagaacCTGTGATCCCATCAAACCCCTCTGTCCGCAAAAAGCCCACTGTCCTCCTCTCTCAGTTGTCCTTGGATCCATACCTACATCAGGAGGAGCTTAACACCAAAACACTAGCTGccttcacacagaaacatttcttCCAGGGCATCTCTGACATTGTTGAGACTTCTTGCTCTGAGCGCTTCCAGGTCCTGGACCTCAGCTCTTGTGAAgttgaagaggaagaagagaatgaGCGAGACAGGAAGGGGGAAGAAAGGGAGAAGCGGGTTGTGGACTGCAAGAGGACAGAGATGGCCAGACTTCAGTGGGCTCATATTGTAGCCCAGCACCAGCTGATGCAGGCCATGTCAGAGGAAAAGAGTGTCAAGGCTGGACTGGACTGGCTCTCTGAAAAATCCTCTCATACTAAG AGCATTTCCACGTCCTCCTCTCTTAATGTGCGTGAGGTCGTGTCCAGGAAGGAGTTGCAAGCAGTGGAGGCTGAGCTGGATGCTCTGCTCCATGGACCAGTACCTGCTGCCCTTAGGGAGTCAGCCAGGCTACTTAATGTGCCAGTGGTGAGGGGAGACTTGGCTCTGCAACTGGCCAGGCAGGACTACTACACATCAAGACAGAATCAG GTACGTGATTACCTACTCCGCCAGAAGGCATCGTTTGACCTGCTCCTCCTGGCCCAGGAGATTGAGTTAAGGAGATGGAGGACGTGTCTGAAGCAGCTAGGAGAAGTAAACAGCAGAATGTTAAAGGAAGGTGAAGGAACATCACTCAGGATCGAGGCCCTGGCACATCCTGACCTGGCAGTCAATCCAAGGCCCAACCCTATCATCAGCTGCAAGGATGCAGCCTTCAGCAG ACTGCTCCAGATCCTCGACCGTGATTCAGACCAAGGTAGAGCGGAGCCTTTCCGCACATACGAAGCGTTGGACCAGGCTGCTCGCGACCTCGCAGGCAACCTCCAGGTGACCCGGGATGCGTTAGCCGGGGCCAGCCGTGAGCAGTACTACCTAAAAGCTCGTCTTTATGGTGACTGTGAGGCACTTCACAGGGCCATGTACACAGAGTTCCAGCAGCTGGTCTTAGGTCCACAGGTACGTCCAACAGCCATCACTGACCAGGAGCTGCTCTGCCCAAATGCACAG GAGCTGACGACAAAGCTTGCGGAAGCAGAGTCTCAGCTGCAGAGTTTGCAGCATGTGCTACATGAAATCATGGGAGAGGTTAAAGCCAAGCGCTCTCAGCTGGAGCGCAACGCTCTCCTCAGGCGGGAGAGGGAATTGTACATCTACTTCCACTTGGATGCTCGGCTACTGCAGAAAGTAGTTGAAGATCTGGAGAGCAAAATGGCCACAAAGGGAGGGCAGCAGTAG
- the haus3 gene encoding HAUS augmin-like complex subunit 3 isoform X3: MEESSSRLYSGPLSKAAQKILAVLRAQTLHAARHNHSFSNNHRQMERYYGSQRESWTQSSWRISQEESTERDSNQLWSRPQMSSYSTSYHDSSNQRQGSQTSACYQGSQTSDCSLSSQASPCSSSWWDSSLQRQTSQSDTYYQPSQIYCHRKNSEPPAYQSSQTPSFSQREVSETAASSFHKDTNTLSFQIPERLSEHQATPWKNSTEEIRPCFILNLSPGDEGPDEVLFPTMEHSNTHKKEPALAYRPVSSCHKISVETDSDTSGARREMKSTESWSVSRNEREETIASGSQSRWKQLISNPSEEATSGGEDEGILYQQSESGTIKTGRVHLPPSVHVTRQGTGYDTHALKPMRQLDGEEGVEQMVDSETITWAGAGHMLDIQHEMQGGVNEVAWNEIGHRDAVLPNEKESANEMGTNDNSSLKRNLYLVSTTNKMEKSFDTEGAKQEQKEENDFEYGVNTPEIKDVERGSENKEITVGYHTDSPAKISISVEMRDHKMSPCQPDNTQILGHTVTETGEKHLTKAAILLHCEAKKEVTGDSTADNLKRATEESIDGMEIGSEVETEQQQHCSDVHLRDRQRETDYRGVSELFGKCVEAGESESVMTTVDSEDESTCTEQC, encoded by the exons atggaggagtcTAGCAGCAGGTTGTACTCAGGACCTCTGTCCAAGGCAGCTCAGAAGATCCTGGCTGTTCTGCGGGCCCAGACTCTACATGCAGCCAGACACAACCACAGCTTCTCCAATAATCATAGGCAAA TGGAGAGGTATTACGGCAGCCAGAGGGAGTCATGGACTCAGAGCAGCTGGAGAATAAGTCAGGAGGAATCGACAGAAAGAGACTCAAACCA aCTATGGTCAAGGCCCCAGATGTCATCCTATTCCACCTCTTATCATGACTCCTCCAACCAGAGACAGGGTTCTCAGACCTCAGCCTGCTATCAGGGCTCACAGACATCAGACTGCTCCCTGTCATCCCAGGCCTCCCCCTGTTCCTCCTCCTGGTGGGATTCATCATTGCAAAGGCAGACATCTCAGTCTGACACCTATTATCAGCCCTCACAGATTTATTGCCACAGAAAGAACTCCGAACCCCCTGCTTACCAGTCCAGCCAAACTCCGTCATTCAGTCAGCGTGAGGTTTCTGAGACAGCAGCATCCTCTTTCCATAAAGACACGAACACTCTCTCCTTCCAAATACCAGAGAGACTTTCTGAGCATCAGGCTACCCCCTGGAAAAA CTCCACTGAAGAAATCAGGCCATGTTTCATCCTCAATCTTTCTCCAGGGGATGAGGGTCCTGATGAGGTATTGTTCCCCACAATGGAACACTCTAATACTCATAAAAAGGAGCCCGCCTTGGCTTACCGACCAGTTTCATCCTGCCATAAAATAAGTGTCGAGACCGATAGCGACACATCAGGTGCACGGAGAGAAATGAAAAGTACAGAGAGCTGGAGTGTCTCCAGAAATGAGCGAGAAGAAACCATAGCTTCGGGCAGCCAATCAAGGTGGAAGCAGCTTATATCCAACCCCTCTGAAGAGGCCACTAGtggaggagaagatgaaggtATATTATATCAGCAATCAGAGTCTGGAACAATCAAAACTGGAAGGGTACATCTACCTCCCAGTGTCCATGTAACAAGACAGGGGACAGGTTATGACACACATGCTCTCAAACCAATGAGACAGCTTGATGGAGAGGAAGGGGTGGAACAAATGGTGGATTCAGAAACTATTACTTGGGCAGGTGCAGGACATATGTTGGACATCCAACATGAAATGCAGGGTGGAGTAAACGAAGTTGCATGGAACGAGATAGGACACAGGGATGCAGTCCTGCCAAATGAGAAAGAGTCAGCCAATGAAATGGGAACCAATGACAACAGTAGTTTAAAGAGAAATTTGTACTTGGTCTCTACAACaaataaaatggagaaaagctTTGATACTGAAGGTGCAAAGCAAGAGCAGAAAGAAGAGAATGACTTTGAGTACGGAGTTAATACCCCTGAAATCAAAGATGTTGAACGAGGCAGTGAAAATAAAGAGATAACAGTGGGATATCACACTGACAGTCCAGCAAAGATCTCAATATCTGTAGAGATGAGAGACCACAAGATGAGCCCCTGCCAGCCTGACAACACTCAAATCTTAGGTCACACTGTGACCGAAACAGGAGAGAAGCACCTGACAAAAGCAGCAATACTGTTACACTGTGAGGCCAAAAAAGAGGTGACAGGTGACTCCACTGCTGATAACCTGAAAAGAGCCACAGAGGAGAGTATAGATGGGATGGAGATTGGATCGGAAGTggagacagagcagcagcagcactgttcTGATGTCCATCTAAGAGACAGGCAGCGTGAGACAGATTATAGAGGAGTCAGTGAGTTATTTGGAAAATGCGTTGAGGCAGGAGAGAGTGAGTCAGTGATGACAACTGTGGACAGTGAGGATGAGAGTACATGTACAG AGCAGTGCTGA